From a region of the Streptomyces venezuelae genome:
- a CDS encoding DoxX family membrane protein, whose protein sequence is MTQARWDQPLFSTSAAPATTVTHDAGLLLLRLVVGLSMAGHGTMKLFGWFGGPGLTATGKGFSMAGYPAGDAMAVIAGLSETLGGLGLALGLLTPLAGAALTGVFINILDVRGLSAYFPPKGVELEVVLFAAVVALTLTGPGRFAVDHHLPVLRENRPRHALIALLVGAVAGFVVLLVRD, encoded by the coding sequence ATGACGCAAGCACGCTGGGACCAGCCGCTCTTCAGCACCTCCGCGGCTCCCGCCACCACCGTCACCCACGACGCCGGCCTGCTCCTGCTGCGGCTCGTCGTCGGCCTCAGCATGGCCGGCCACGGCACGATGAAGCTCTTCGGCTGGTTCGGCGGCCCCGGTCTCACCGCGACCGGCAAGGGCTTCTCGATGGCCGGCTACCCCGCCGGGGACGCCATGGCCGTCATCGCGGGCCTCTCCGAGACCCTCGGCGGCCTCGGCCTCGCCCTCGGCCTGCTCACCCCGCTCGCCGGAGCGGCCCTGACCGGTGTCTTCATCAACATCCTCGATGTCCGGGGCCTGAGCGCCTACTTCCCGCCCAAGGGCGTCGAACTCGAAGTGGTGCTGTTCGCCGCGGTCGTCGCCCTCACCCTCACCGGGCCCGGCCGCTTCGCCGTGGACCACCACCTTCCGGTGCTGCGCGAGAACCGGCCCCGCCACGCCCTGATCGCCCTGCTGGTGGGCGCCGTGGCGGGATTCGTCGTCCTGCTCGTCCGCGACTGA
- a CDS encoding DNA repair helicase XPB, translating into MNGPLIVQSDKTLLLEVDHELAGAARRAIAPFAELERAPEHIHTYRITPLGLWNARAAGHDAEQVVDALVEYSRYPVPHALLVDVAETMARYGRLTLSKHPVHGLVLTSTDRPVLEEILRSKKIAPLVGARLDPDTVAVHPSERGQIKQTLLKLGWPAEDLAGYVDGEAHPIDLAEDGWALRPYQQQAVEGFWHGGSGVVVLPCGAGKTLVGAGAMAMAKATTLILVTNTVSARQWKHELVKRTSLTEDEIGEYSGTRKEIRPVTIATYQVLTTKRKGVYPHLELFDSRDWGLIVYDEVHLLPAPVFKFTADLQARRRLGLTATLVREDGRESDVFSLIGPKRFDAPWKEIEAQGYIAPADCVEVRVNLTESERLAYATAETEEKYRFCATTATKRKVTEALVAKHRGQQTLVIGQYIDQLDELGEHLDAPVIKGETSNAQREKLFNAFREGEISVLVVSKVANFSIDLPEATVAIQVSGTFGSRQEEAQRLGRVLRPKADGHEARFYSVVARDTIDQDFAAHRQRFLAEQGYAYRIMDADELLADG; encoded by the coding sequence GTGAATGGTCCACTCATCGTCCAGAGCGACAAGACCCTCCTCCTCGAAGTCGACCACGAGCTCGCCGGAGCCGCCCGGCGTGCCATCGCCCCCTTCGCCGAGCTGGAGCGGGCCCCCGAGCACATCCACACCTACCGGATCACCCCGCTCGGCCTGTGGAACGCCCGGGCCGCGGGCCATGACGCCGAGCAGGTCGTCGACGCGCTCGTCGAGTACTCCCGCTACCCCGTCCCGCACGCACTCCTCGTCGACGTCGCCGAGACCATGGCGCGCTACGGCCGCCTGACCCTCTCCAAGCACCCCGTGCACGGACTGGTCCTCACCAGCACCGACCGGCCGGTGCTGGAGGAGATCCTGCGGTCCAAGAAGATCGCCCCGCTCGTCGGCGCGCGGCTCGACCCCGACACCGTGGCCGTGCACCCGTCCGAGCGCGGGCAGATCAAGCAGACGCTGCTCAAGCTGGGCTGGCCCGCCGAGGACCTCGCCGGCTACGTGGACGGCGAGGCGCACCCGATCGACCTGGCCGAGGACGGCTGGGCGCTGCGCCCGTACCAGCAGCAGGCCGTCGAGGGCTTCTGGCACGGCGGCTCCGGGGTGGTCGTACTGCCCTGCGGCGCCGGCAAGACCCTGGTCGGCGCCGGAGCCATGGCGATGGCCAAGGCGACGACGCTGATCCTGGTGACGAACACCGTCTCGGCCCGCCAGTGGAAGCACGAGCTGGTCAAGCGGACCTCGCTGACCGAGGACGAGATCGGCGAGTACTCCGGCACCCGCAAGGAGATCCGGCCCGTCACCATCGCCACCTACCAGGTCCTGACGACCAAGCGGAAGGGCGTCTACCCCCACCTGGAGCTCTTCGACTCCCGCGACTGGGGCCTGATCGTCTACGACGAGGTGCACCTGCTGCCCGCGCCCGTCTTCAAGTTCACCGCCGACCTGCAGGCGCGCCGCCGGCTCGGCCTGACGGCGACGCTGGTGCGCGAGGACGGCCGGGAGTCGGACGTCTTCTCCCTCATCGGCCCGAAGCGCTTCGACGCCCCGTGGAAGGAGATCGAGGCGCAGGGCTACATCGCGCCCGCCGACTGCGTGGAGGTCCGGGTCAACCTGACGGAGTCGGAGCGGCTCGCGTACGCGACGGCCGAGACCGAGGAGAAGTACCGCTTCTGCGCGACGACCGCGACGAAGCGCAAGGTCACCGAGGCACTGGTGGCCAAGCACCGTGGTCAGCAGACCCTCGTCATCGGGCAGTACATCGACCAGCTCGACGAGCTGGGCGAGCACCTGGACGCCCCCGTGATCAAGGGCGAGACCTCCAACGCCCAGCGCGAGAAGCTCTTCAACGCCTTCCGCGAGGGCGAGATCAGCGTGCTGGTCGTCTCGAAGGTCGCGAACTTCTCCATCGACCTGCCGGAAGCCACCGTCGCCATCCAGGTGTCGGGCACCTTCGGCTCCCGCCAGGAGGAGGCCCAGCGCCTGGGCCGTGTGCTGCGGCCGAAGGCGGACGGCCACGAGGCGCGGTTCTACTCGGTCGTCGCGCGCGACACGATCGACCAGGACTTCGCGGCACACCGCCAGCGTTTCCTCGCCGAGCAGGGGTACGCCTACCGGATCATGGACGCCGACGAGCTGCTGGCCGACGGCTGA
- a CDS encoding glycosyltransferase 87 family protein translates to MLLTGSLLLLGVLCIALRIPVADALVQGFSAAEWGPPTTYPPFAAILFTPAAWLPSGALKAVLVLGNAGLLALLITLSCRLAGLRSRPGPVLAATIGGLWLQPLFQAPLAGLINLALACLVLWDLGRPRSALGKGFALGVAAGITLAPAAIAAYLLLTRRVRAGLTALAASAGTALLGLLVLPEASAEFWTRHLADAARALVLDWPPLWVWCAPLLAVLTARACRSQPSASSSSASMIR, encoded by the coding sequence GTGCTGCTGACCGGATCGCTGCTGCTGCTCGGCGTGCTGTGCATCGCCCTGCGCATTCCGGTGGCCGACGCCCTCGTCCAGGGCTTCTCCGCGGCCGAGTGGGGGCCGCCCACCACGTATCCGCCGTTCGCCGCGATCCTGTTCACGCCGGCCGCCTGGCTGCCGAGCGGGGCGCTGAAGGCCGTTCTCGTCCTCGGCAACGCCGGCCTGCTCGCTCTGCTGATCACCCTGTCCTGCCGCCTCGCGGGACTCCGGTCCCGGCCCGGGCCCGTACTGGCCGCGACCATCGGCGGGCTGTGGCTGCAGCCGCTGTTCCAGGCCCCGCTGGCCGGGCTGATCAATCTGGCTCTCGCGTGCCTGGTCCTGTGGGACCTCGGCCGGCCGCGCTCCGCGCTCGGCAAGGGCTTCGCGCTGGGTGTCGCCGCCGGGATCACCCTCGCCCCGGCGGCGATCGCCGCGTACCTCCTGCTGACCCGTCGCGTCCGCGCCGGGCTCACCGCGCTGGCGGCCTCGGCCGGGACCGCCCTGCTCGGGCTGCTGGTCCTGCCCGAGGCCTCCGCCGAGTTCTGGACCCGGCATCTGGCCGACGCGGCCCGGGCGCTCGTCCTGGACTGGCCGCCGCTGTGGGTCTGGTGCGCTCCCTTGCTGGCCGTCCTGACCGCCCGGGCCTGCCGGAGTCAGCCGTCGGCCAGCAGCTCGTCGGCGTCCATGATCCGGTAG
- a CDS encoding HelD family protein has protein sequence MPAHAPETTHDDPTPTTAPVDPLGRERAHLTASRSALRAMREDVQSLDIRDVTANWVNAAVLQAQIDDRIKALADLAHTPLFFGRLDYLHAPGADLAEGAEGEQFYIGRRHVHDADGDPMVIDWRAPVSQPFYRASKTDPQDVSLRRRFGYTGGELTAYEDEHLSDPGEAAAVSKLLQQEIERPRVGPMRDIVATIQPEQDKLVRSGLGGSVCVQGGPGTGKTAVGLHRVAYLLYAHRDRLARTGTLVIGPNRSFLHYIEQVLPALGELEVKQATVDDLVARADVEVRGTDSAETAVVKGDARMAQVLDRAVRSHVTRPTEPLMVVRGSRRWRVPAYELEEMVEELQKRDIRYGAAREALPQRIAHAVLVRMEQAGEAPDDRVQDAVARNAAVKAVVKEVWPAVEPAKLVLRLLSDPEFLALHAADVLTEDEQKLLLWPKPFRSVKSAKWSAADLVLIDEAADLVERTHSLGHVVLDEAQDLSPMQYRAVGRRCTTGSATVLGDLAQGTTPWATRSWEEALAHLGKPQAVLEELTAGFRVPREVIAYASRLLPSISPGLAPVSSVRETPGSLRVAEVPDLTAAVLAACRESLAHEGSIGLIAADARVPVLAEALSAAGLPFLSPGEETTAESRLTLVPASLAKGLEYDYVVLDEPAAIVDGEPDERTGLRRLYVCLTRAVSGLSVLHTAPLPEPLLP, from the coding sequence GTGCCCGCGCACGCCCCCGAGACCACGCACGACGACCCGACCCCCACCACCGCGCCCGTCGACCCGCTGGGCCGTGAACGGGCCCACCTCACCGCCTCGCGTTCCGCCCTGCGCGCCATGCGCGAGGACGTCCAGTCCCTCGACATCCGCGACGTCACCGCGAACTGGGTCAACGCGGCCGTCCTGCAGGCCCAGATCGACGACCGCATCAAAGCCCTCGCCGACCTCGCCCACACCCCGCTCTTCTTCGGCCGCCTCGACTACCTGCACGCACCCGGCGCGGACCTCGCCGAGGGCGCGGAGGGCGAGCAGTTCTACATCGGCCGCCGCCACGTCCACGACGCCGACGGCGACCCGATGGTCATCGACTGGCGCGCGCCCGTCTCCCAGCCGTTCTACCGGGCCTCCAAGACCGACCCGCAGGACGTCTCCCTGCGCCGCCGCTTCGGATACACCGGCGGCGAGCTGACGGCGTACGAGGACGAGCACCTGTCCGACCCGGGCGAGGCGGCCGCGGTCAGCAAGCTGCTCCAGCAGGAGATCGAGCGCCCGCGCGTCGGCCCCATGCGGGACATCGTCGCGACGATCCAGCCCGAGCAGGACAAGCTGGTCCGCTCCGGCCTGGGCGGTTCCGTCTGCGTGCAGGGCGGCCCCGGCACCGGCAAGACCGCCGTCGGCCTGCACCGGGTCGCGTACCTCCTCTACGCGCACCGCGACCGCCTCGCCCGCACGGGCACGCTCGTCATCGGGCCGAACCGTTCCTTCCTGCACTACATCGAGCAGGTCCTGCCGGCCCTCGGCGAGCTGGAGGTCAAGCAGGCCACCGTCGACGACCTGGTCGCCCGTGCGGACGTCGAGGTACGCGGCACGGACTCCGCCGAAACCGCCGTGGTCAAGGGCGACGCCCGGATGGCGCAGGTGCTGGACCGCGCCGTCCGCTCGCACGTCACCCGCCCCACGGAGCCGCTGATGGTGGTCCGCGGCTCGCGCCGCTGGCGGGTACCGGCGTACGAGCTGGAGGAGATGGTCGAGGAGCTGCAGAAGCGCGACATCCGCTACGGCGCCGCCCGCGAGGCACTGCCGCAGCGCATCGCGCACGCGGTGCTCGTACGGATGGAGCAGGCGGGCGAGGCCCCCGACGACCGGGTGCAGGACGCGGTGGCCCGCAACGCGGCGGTGAAGGCGGTGGTCAAGGAGGTCTGGCCGGCCGTCGAACCGGCGAAGCTGGTCCTGCGGCTGCTGTCCGACCCCGAGTTCCTCGCACTGCACGCGGCGGACGTGCTCACCGAGGACGAGCAGAAGCTCCTGCTGTGGCCGAAGCCGTTCCGCAGCGTGAAGTCGGCGAAGTGGTCGGCGGCCGACCTGGTGCTGATCGACGAGGCGGCCGACCTCGTGGAGCGGACGCATTCGCTGGGCCATGTGGTCCTCGACGAGGCCCAGGACCTGTCGCCGATGCAGTACCGGGCGGTGGGGCGGCGCTGCACCACGGGCTCGGCTACGGTCCTCGGCGACCTCGCACAGGGCACCACGCCGTGGGCCACGCGCAGCTGGGAGGAGGCCCTCGCGCACCTGGGCAAGCCGCAGGCGGTGCTGGAGGAGCTGACGGCGGGCTTCCGCGTGCCGCGCGAGGTGATCGCCTACGCCTCCCGGCTGCTGCCGTCGATCTCCCCGGGCCTGGCCCCGGTCTCCTCCGTCCGCGAGACGCCGGGCTCGCTGCGGGTCGCGGAGGTCCCGGACCTCACCGCGGCCGTGCTCGCCGCCTGCCGCGAGTCGCTGGCCCATGAGGGCTCGATCGGCCTGATCGCGGCGGACGCGCGGGTCCCGGTGCTGGCGGAGGCCCTGTCGGCGGCGGGCCTGCCGTTCCTGTCGCCGGGCGAGGAGACCACCGCCGAGTCGCGGCTGACCCTCGTCCCGGCGTCGCTGGCGAAGGGCCTGGAGTACGACTACGTGGTCCTGGACGAGCCCGCGGCGATCGTGGACGGCGAGCCGGACGAACGGACGGGCCTGCGTCGGCTGTACGTCTGCCTGACCCGCGCGGTCTCGGGCCTCTCCGTGCTGCACACGGCCCCCCTGCCCGAGCCGCTGCTCCCCTGA
- a CDS encoding copper homeostasis protein CutC, with the protein MSNRALLEVIALDVEDAVAAQAGGADRLELVTDMAADGLTPPRETFAAIRAAVDIPLRVMLRRTDGFAAGDVSELVRAARELRAEGAQEFVLGFLDADGAPDLAAVEAVVAELDGCRWTFHRAIDRAADRDQLRKALADLPGLDTYLTAGSAAGVSAGLPVLLAEAERVGEPGYGARILVGGGLTLAHLPVLRAGGIDAFHIGGAARPSGWAGPVSAAAVAEWRAVLD; encoded by the coding sequence ATGAGCAACCGTGCGCTCCTGGAGGTGATCGCCCTCGACGTGGAGGACGCGGTCGCGGCCCAGGCCGGTGGGGCGGACCGACTCGAACTGGTCACCGACATGGCCGCCGACGGGCTCACCCCGCCGCGCGAGACCTTCGCGGCGATCAGGGCGGCGGTCGACATCCCGCTGCGCGTGATGCTCCGCAGGACGGACGGGTTCGCGGCCGGCGACGTGTCCGAGCTGGTCAGGGCGGCACGGGAACTGCGGGCGGAAGGCGCGCAGGAGTTCGTCCTCGGCTTCCTGGACGCCGACGGCGCCCCCGACCTCGCCGCGGTCGAGGCGGTCGTCGCGGAGCTGGACGGCTGCCGGTGGACCTTCCACCGGGCGATCGACCGCGCGGCCGACCGGGACCAGCTGCGCAAGGCGCTGGCCGATCTGCCGGGGCTGGACACGTACCTCACGGCGGGCTCCGCGGCGGGGGTGTCGGCCGGGCTGCCGGTCCTGCTCGCGGAGGCGGAGCGGGTCGGCGAGCCGGGGTACGGGGCGCGGATCCTGGTGGGCGGCGGGCTGACGCTCGCGCACCTGCCGGTGCTGCGCGCGGGCGGGATCGACGCCTTCCACATCGGTGGCGCGGCCCGTCCCTCCGGGTGGGCCGGGCCGGTCTCGGCGGCGGCCGTCGCCGAGTGGCGGGCCGTACTGGACTGA
- a CDS encoding Cmx/CmrA family chloramphenicol efflux MFS transporter, which translates to MPVAVYVLGLSVFALGTSEFMLSGLLPPIAEDMGVTIPQAGLLISAFAIGMVVGAPLLAVATLRLPRRTTLIALISLFGLGQVAGALAPTYELLFASRVVSAFACAGFWAVGAAVAIAMVDKDQRARAMAVMIGGLSIANVLGVPAGAFLGEHLGWRSAFWSVAAASAIALVGILALIPKIPLPAQRPSLGRELRIYRDRQVWLSIGVTALAAGGVFCAFSYLSPLLTDVAGLDSKWVPWILGLFGIGALAGTTVGGRVADAHLFGVMIWGITASTVFLTALALLAGAAAAAVALAFLLGFSAFFTAPALNARMFNVAGAAPTLAGATTTAAFNLGNTGGPWLGGTVIDAGLGFAATAWAGAAMTVTAIALTVLALRLDRRTPPRATRVVTGSSAPAAPAPTHA; encoded by the coding sequence ATGCCCGTCGCCGTGTACGTCCTCGGACTGTCCGTGTTCGCACTCGGCACCAGCGAGTTCATGCTCTCCGGGCTGCTGCCGCCCATCGCCGAGGACATGGGCGTCACCATCCCGCAGGCGGGCCTGCTCATATCCGCCTTCGCGATCGGCATGGTCGTCGGAGCGCCGCTGCTGGCCGTGGCCACCCTGCGGCTCCCCCGCCGCACCACCCTCATCGCCCTCATCAGCCTCTTCGGCCTCGGGCAGGTCGCGGGCGCGCTGGCCCCCACGTACGAGCTCCTCTTCGCCTCCCGCGTCGTCTCCGCGTTCGCCTGCGCCGGCTTCTGGGCCGTGGGCGCGGCCGTCGCCATCGCCATGGTCGACAAGGACCAGCGGGCCCGTGCGATGGCCGTCATGATCGGCGGTCTGTCGATCGCGAACGTCCTCGGCGTCCCCGCCGGTGCCTTCCTCGGCGAGCACCTGGGCTGGCGCTCCGCCTTCTGGTCGGTCGCCGCCGCCTCCGCGATCGCCCTCGTCGGCATCCTGGCGCTGATCCCGAAGATCCCGCTGCCCGCGCAGAGGCCGTCGCTCGGGCGCGAGCTGCGCATCTACCGCGACCGCCAGGTGTGGCTGTCCATCGGCGTCACCGCGCTGGCCGCAGGCGGCGTCTTCTGCGCCTTCAGTTACCTGTCACCGCTGCTCACCGACGTGGCCGGGCTGGACTCGAAGTGGGTCCCGTGGATTCTCGGCCTCTTCGGCATCGGCGCGCTGGCCGGGACCACCGTCGGCGGCCGGGTCGCCGACGCGCACCTGTTCGGTGTGATGATCTGGGGCATCACCGCCTCCACCGTCTTCCTCACCGCGCTCGCCCTGCTGGCCGGCGCCGCCGCCGCGGCGGTCGCCCTGGCCTTCCTGCTCGGGTTCTCGGCGTTCTTCACCGCCCCGGCGCTCAACGCCCGCATGTTCAACGTGGCCGGCGCCGCCCCGACCCTGGCCGGCGCCACCACGACGGCCGCCTTCAACCTCGGCAACACCGGCGGTCCCTGGCTCGGCGGCACCGTCATCGACGCCGGCCTGGGCTTCGCCGCCACCGCCTGGGCGGGAGCCGCGATGACCGTCACCGCGATCGCCCTCACGGTGCTCGCCCTGCGCCTGGACCGCCGTACGCCGCCGCGCGCCACCCGCGTGGTCACCGGCAGCAGCGCCCCCGCCGCCCCGGCGCCCACCCACGCCTGA
- a CDS encoding helix-turn-helix domain-containing protein: MDTQNTSARPDAQSRNDGENHPSRRTRARTRSGGVIHDNTRHTARFTVIGNHLAQHAELSLLAIGLAVHIQSLPGGALIDIRTLAARFPEGKTRIAAALRELEAHGYLRRTCERTSGGRVVTRTVSCNQPGRSGVTDRPRPTPRRAARQEGEPTRRALPAVPQPAYRAPDLLRSAVEVLAGLRRGDPRLLLSVTEVEHLAPGVAAWLERDLSPSAVHHALTADLPAEPLYRPAALVAHRLTAQLPPMPPFRVKAAPADPAAARNHPLQNCVLCDHAFRGPERGATCNGCRGRLTEPPGVHPSG, from the coding sequence ATGGATACGCAGAACACTAGCGCGCGCCCGGACGCCCAGTCCCGCAACGACGGGGAAAACCACCCCTCCCGGCGAACCCGTGCTCGCACCCGGTCCGGCGGCGTCATCCACGACAACACCCGTCACACCGCCCGCTTCACGGTGATCGGCAACCACCTCGCCCAGCACGCCGAGCTGTCGCTGCTGGCCATCGGCCTGGCCGTGCACATCCAGTCCCTGCCCGGCGGCGCGCTCATCGACATCCGGACCCTGGCCGCCCGCTTCCCCGAGGGGAAGACCCGGATTGCCGCCGCCCTGCGCGAGCTGGAGGCCCACGGCTACCTGCGCCGCACCTGCGAACGCACCAGCGGCGGCCGCGTCGTCACCCGTACGGTTTCCTGCAACCAGCCGGGCCGCTCCGGCGTCACGGACCGGCCGCGACCGACGCCCCGGCGCGCCGCCCGGCAGGAGGGCGAGCCGACGCGCCGCGCCCTGCCCGCGGTGCCGCAGCCCGCGTACCGTGCCCCCGACCTGCTCCGGTCCGCCGTCGAGGTCCTCGCGGGCCTGCGCCGCGGGGATCCGCGCCTGCTGCTCTCCGTCACCGAGGTCGAGCACCTCGCCCCCGGAGTCGCGGCCTGGCTGGAGCGCGACCTGTCTCCGAGCGCCGTGCACCACGCCCTGACCGCCGACCTGCCGGCGGAGCCCCTGTACCGCCCGGCCGCCCTCGTGGCCCACCGCCTCACGGCCCAGCTCCCGCCCATGCCGCCGTTCCGCGTCAAGGCGGCACCGGCGGACCCTGCGGCCGCCAGGAATCACCCGCTCCAGAACTGCGTCCTCTGCGACCACGCCTTCCGCGGCCCGGAGCGTGGGGCGACCTGCAATGGCTGCCGCGGCCGCCTGACCGAACCGCCCGGGGTTCACCCCTCGGGGTGA
- a CDS encoding serine hydrolase domain-containing protein produces MGRYRTPTVLAAASLLLTALCAGQAPAAAPPGRVDIDPVIAEQLDDAITAAMHKAAIPGVGVGLWIDGEDPYVRAFGTSDKATGVPIKTDMHTRIGSVTKTFTVTAVLQLVDDGKVRLDAPISTYLDGVPGGDRITVRQLADMRSGLYNYTEDPSLLAAYKADPHRAWTPQELLDTAFRHPANFPPGTRWEYSNTNTVVLGLLVEKVGGQPLHTYLQQHVLEPADLDSTSLPTGAEIASPFVHGYTNFTPNGATVDASAWNPSWAWSAGAMISTMDDLHSWVPTLVTGKLPDGDRLLEPGTQAQRLRMLPTGHPDIGYGLGIAELDGWIGHNGELPGYETIAVRLPQARATMVIVVNSDVDGKFGNLSSLIANTVTKIVTPEHVWELPAAAQPNAVPEPSPNPSPSS; encoded by the coding sequence ATGGGCCGGTACCGCACGCCCACCGTCCTGGCAGCCGCCTCGCTGCTGCTGACCGCGCTGTGCGCGGGCCAGGCTCCCGCCGCCGCCCCGCCGGGCCGGGTCGACATCGACCCCGTGATCGCCGAGCAGCTCGACGACGCGATCACCGCGGCCATGCACAAGGCCGCCATCCCCGGGGTGGGCGTCGGCCTGTGGATCGACGGCGAGGACCCCTACGTGCGCGCCTTCGGCACCTCCGACAAGGCCACCGGCGTACCGATCAAGACCGACATGCACACCCGCATCGGCAGCGTCACCAAGACCTTCACCGTCACCGCTGTCCTCCAGCTCGTCGACGACGGGAAGGTGCGGCTGGACGCGCCGATCTCCACGTACCTCGACGGCGTGCCGGGCGGCGACCGGATCACCGTCCGGCAGCTCGCCGACATGCGCAGCGGCCTATACAACTACACCGAGGACCCGAGCCTGCTGGCCGCGTACAAGGCCGACCCGCACCGCGCCTGGACCCCGCAGGAGCTGCTGGACACCGCGTTCCGGCACCCCGCCAACTTCCCGCCGGGCACGCGCTGGGAGTACTCCAACACCAACACCGTCGTGCTCGGCCTGCTCGTCGAGAAGGTCGGCGGGCAGCCCCTGCACACCTACCTGCAGCAGCATGTCCTCGAACCGGCGGACCTGGACTCGACCTCGCTGCCGACCGGCGCCGAGATCGCGTCCCCGTTCGTGCACGGCTACACGAACTTCACCCCGAACGGCGCGACCGTGGACGCCTCCGCCTGGAACCCGTCCTGGGCCTGGTCGGCCGGCGCGATGATCTCCACCATGGACGACCTGCATTCCTGGGTCCCGACCCTGGTCACGGGGAAGCTGCCCGACGGCGACCGGCTGCTGGAGCCGGGCACCCAGGCCCAGCGGCTGCGCATGCTGCCCACCGGGCACCCTGACATCGGCTACGGGCTCGGCATCGCCGAGCTCGACGGCTGGATCGGCCACAACGGCGAGCTGCCCGGCTACGAGACCATCGCCGTCCGGCTTCCGCAGGCCCGCGCCACCATGGTGATCGTGGTGAACTCCGACGTCGACGGAAAGTTCGGCAACCTGAGTTCCCTCATCGCCAACACGGTCACCAAGATCGTGACTCCGGAGCACGTCTGGGAACTTCCGGCGGCGGCCCAGCCCAACGCCGTCCCGGAACCGTCCCCGAATCCGAGTCCGAGTTCGTAG
- a CDS encoding helix-turn-helix domain-containing protein has product MDTQNTSVRLPAQSRNGGENHPSRRTGARPRSGGVIHDNARHTARFTVIGNHLAQHAELSLLAIGLAVHIQSLPGGALVDIRTLAARFPEGKTRIAAALRELETHGYLRRTRERTDTGRVVTRTVSCNQPGRSGDPDRPPPKPGPRRPARREGEPTRRALPAVPQPAYPAPDLLRSAVEVLAGLHHGDPRLVLSAADVEHLAPGVAAWLERDLSPSTVHRALTANLPPVPLHRPAALVGHRLAAQLPPVPRFRAPEDPPAARHPLRNCGSCDRGYRGPDPHTCNDCVTVRPPGGDATGRGPTNSDSDSGTVPGRRWAGPPPEVPRRAPESRSW; this is encoded by the coding sequence ATGGATACCCAGAACACTAGCGTGCGCCTGCCCGCCCAGTCCCGTAACGGCGGGGAAAACCACCCCTCCCGGCGAACCGGTGCGCGCCCCCGGTCCGGCGGCGTCATCCACGACAACGCCCGCCACACCGCCCGCTTCACGGTGATCGGCAACCACCTCGCCCAGCACGCCGAGCTGTCGCTGCTGGCCATCGGCCTGGCCGTCCACATCCAGTCCCTCCCGGGCGGCGCCCTCGTCGACATCCGGACCCTCGCCGCCCGCTTCCCCGAGGGCAAGACCCGGATCGCCGCCGCCCTGCGCGAACTGGAGACCCACGGCTATCTGCGGCGCACCCGCGAACGCACCGACACCGGCCGCGTGGTCACCCGTACGGTGTCCTGCAACCAGCCGGGCCGGTCCGGAGACCCGGACCGCCCTCCGCCGAAACCGGGGCCCAGGCGCCCCGCCCGCCGCGAGGGCGAGCCGACGCGCCGCGCCCTCCCCGCCGTGCCGCAGCCCGCGTACCCCGCCCCCGACCTGCTCCGGTCCGCCGTCGAGGTCCTCGCCGGGCTCCACCACGGGGATCCCCGCCTCGTGCTCTCCGCCGCGGACGTCGAGCACCTCGCCCCCGGGGTCGCGGCCTGGCTGGAGCGCGACCTGTCCCCGAGCACGGTGCACCGCGCCCTCACCGCGAACCTGCCGCCGGTGCCCCTGCACCGCCCGGCCGCCCTCGTGGGCCACCGCCTGGCCGCCCAGCTCCCGCCCGTACCGCGCTTCCGCGCCCCGGAAGACCCCCCGGCGGCCAGACATCCGCTCCGCAACTGCGGGTCCTGCGACCGCGGCTACCGCGGCCCGGATCCGCACACCTGCAACGACTGCGTCACTGTGCGACCGCCCGGCGGGGACGCCACCGGCCGCGGGCCTACGAACTCGGACTCGGATTCGGGGACGGTTCCGGGACGGCGTTGGGCTGGGCCGCCGCCGGAAGTTCCCAGACGTGCTCCGGAGTCACGATCTTGGTGA
- a CDS encoding DUF4031 domain-containing protein: MTVYIDPPTWPGHGRMWSHLVSDVSYEELHAFAAAIGCPPRAFERDHYDVPSYRYADAVGAGAVEIGSKELVRRLTAAGLRRPKGRPAA, translated from the coding sequence GTGACCGTCTACATCGACCCGCCGACCTGGCCGGGGCACGGCCGCATGTGGTCGCACCTGGTCAGCGACGTCTCGTACGAGGAGCTGCACGCCTTCGCGGCGGCCATCGGCTGTCCGCCGCGGGCTTTCGAGCGGGACCACTACGACGTGCCCTCGTACCGGTACGCGGACGCGGTCGGCGCCGGCGCGGTGGAGATCGGCAGCAAGGAACTCGTCCGCCGCCTCACCGCGGCGGGTCTGCGCCGCCCGAAGGGCCGGCCCGCCGCGTAA